Sequence from the Ictalurus punctatus breed USDA103 chromosome 10, Coco_2.0, whole genome shotgun sequence genome:
TATTTTGGTCGTAActtattcacagggacttgtatagtggatgctccacataatcgaAGCCAAATGGTAACtggataaataaatgtgttatttaacaaagaaaaaaagtataatggtgGATATGGTTAAGCATTCTGTAAGGATGTGTTCATTTTGGATTTACTGAAGGAGTCTTGGCTGTTAGTTCTCCACTAAGGGACAGAGGACTTCGTGCCTTCCGGTTTCTCTAATATGACAGACTTTATTTTTGCAGATAAAACAGTGGGCAACAGAcagtctgactttttttttaactgatgattttaaaaaatttttttttacctgagaCAAGTTCAGACACTGGTAGTCATAACCATACCATGGAACTCCCATCACCAGTTTATTTGAATCGATTTTCATCCCCATGTATTGATCATATGCTGGAAGACAAAGCAGCACAAAATAATAAGGTTCTGCAGTTACCAGGCATTCTTCAAAAAACACAATTGTATTTCTTACCTGCTAGTGTTTGATTTAAAGGCGCATTTGCCATTGCAATGCAGTCCCCCCAGATCTGACTCTGCTCATCATAAGACATGACAAAAACCAGGTCGCAGGAATCTGCAATTGCTTTGTAGTCATAGCAGCGCTCATCAATGCACTTAGGCGACCAAGCCACATCAAATGATACCTATTATTAATCATCAGCAAGACTAGATGTTAGTTGTTGAAATTATAGCTGATGGGGACATGCCTTTTGTGACTTATTTAGCATTCTACCTGAGAGCCCCGAATTTCTCTATGGAATGTTTCTGTGGTCTCCCTGACAAGAGCAGTCAAAGCATAGTACTCAGGGGAAGACTCCTCAACAGCCTGCTCAATGTCAAGGTTTATACCATCCATGAACTGGCTTTTAGCCAAATTGACTTTTTCTGTGATCCAAGCTGTCCTTTTGCCAACATCCACCATATCCGAGAGGGGTACAACACCTGTGAAAGAAAGTTTAAAAACACTCTCAATGCCtagaacatttatttatgcTGCAGATTGTGTTCAAATAAACCATCACTTGCACATTTACAAAAAGCGCTACCTTTCAGAACAACACGTGCCCCTTTAGAATGAGCATAGCACATTAGCTCAGCATCATATTTTCCAAAAGTAGCAACTGTCGTCACATGGGACCAGTCATAAAACTTCCAGCCTTTACCCCCAACATCAAATACGAATacctgcagaagaaaaaaagaaaatatgtataaatactggagTGGAGGTATTTGACATTCCTTAAGCCACACAAGCATTGACCATTCTTTTAATGTCAAGACTTTTATAAAGCACTGCATGATATATTTATAGCGTGCTCACATGATGTCGGAATTACAGCAATTCTGAGCTTCTACCTTGTTAAAAGCGGGCACATTTTCAAACTGGCATTTACCAGATGTGAATTTTGTCAAACCTCCAACAGTGAAATGGGAGGACAAGCATTATTAAAACATATccatttgcatatttgtgcacACAATGCATGGCattcgaccccccccccccccacaatgTGTTAGTAATTACTTTGAGTTGATTGATTTATGGCTTTAAGACAATCTTAAAGCCTTGTGAAGAATACTTGTGAATGGCCTCAAAATTGCCATATGATCTGTACAGTTATATTGATAAATGTGATGTGCTCATGCATTTCTGTTGAATGAAGGACAGTAGAATTAAGCAATGAtagcaaaaatgtatttaattcttTAAGGCACAATCCATCATCAGCTAATCTTGCCACATATTAATAACAGTACCATAAAACACCTTTATGACCATTCCActgaaaattatgaaaaataaataataataataataataataataataataataaatagaaatatgtcttgagttgagctttaaatgTCAAAGGTCTGAACTTCCCTAATTTCGAGGGGAAGAGTTCCAAaggaaggagcatagacagaaaaaggcCCATCACACACAGATCTTAATCgagtttgtggaacagttaacaaattAAACTGTGAGGAGtgcagtctgcgatttggggtgtaaggatTTAACAAAGCAGATGAGTAAtggagccaagccatgtaatgctttGCATGTCAGAATTATAATTTTAAAGTTGACACAGAACCTGACAAGGGGCCAGGAGTCAGTGCAAGGACTCTagaacaggagtaatatgacTACATGTCCTGGTCCCAGTCAGGATCCAGGCAgcagagttttgtacatattggAGCTTATCGAGTGTGGATATTGAAACTCCGGCTAAAGGGGCGTTACAGTAATCTGTTAGAATGATGAAGAATGAGTTCATTAGCTTTTCAGCTACAGAGAAATTTGGCATAGGGCACAGTcttgctatatttctgaggtgaaaaaacaATACTTTGACAGTGCTCTGTACaaagaatcaaatgtaagaCTGATAAAAAAGTGATTCCTAGGTTCCTCATTTCACGTCgagtctctagaacagagccatcaacaaataGACAGAGTTGACCAGCTTGGAGAATTTGATAGTATGATGATAGTAATAGGGCAAAAGACATTTATCTTATAAAAGAAGAAGGACTTTATTTGTAACATACATTACAGCTAATTTTTTCATggatttttgtacatttttgaaCTTGGgttcagagcacagggtcagtcatgaCACAGTGCCCCTgaagcagatagggttaagggccttgcagtGACCACTTGGtggtgctgaggcttgaacccctgaccttctaaTAAATATCCCAATGCCATAAAACCAAAGTTCCTTCAGTAAACCTCCACCTCACATCACACCTCTACATCTCTGTGCTCTGAGTGCAACTTGCTGGCTTTCAGAGAAAAACGGGGAAATGCATAATCCTGATTGGTTATTCCTGTTATGTCTCACTGCAAATGGGATGAAGCAAACTAATAGACGCGTTCATGTGACACTTGGGGTGGCTAAATATCGTAAAGATGACGTCTTGACCAATTATGAACATTATTATGGTGTCATTACTGTACAAATAATTAGTACACGTATAATAATTTCCgctacatatatacatatgttaTGAACACCCAAGAATAAGCATTTGGAGCTGTCGTAAAACATTTAATGGCGAGAAGTGGAGCAAAAATACTCACCTCAAACTCATGTTCCTGCTGAACGGGCTGACACAGCTGCTCATGCTCACACGGACACACTGCTGATGAACCTGAAAGACTCAAGGTGACTACAAGTGACACAATCAACCACATCTTTCCTCCAAGGGTGCCCACGACTAACCACGAAAAAACCAACTATCTGTTTACTTCCTCAATAGGGTGCGCGAGAAGGACAACTTTATATAGACAACGCGTTGCAAGCACGTGACTGAGCTTGAGAGCATTGTGAGCAGTTCATTAAGCTCGGCTCATTAAGTATTTAGCGTATACCAACAGTAAACCTTAAAGAGaatgactttttaaataatgaagttCCATTTCTTGGAATTTTCCTTTCAGTCGGCTTTCAGTTATTCAAATGAAGGATATGTCTTCGAAACAATACTAGTATTGTTTTAAAATCAATGGTAATATCAgttgaatcaaataaaatgtttatagcAGTGTTATTTTCACCTTTGTTTGTTGCATTAAATTCAAAATTTAATTGACAATATTGATTAAGAATATGATCCTCCTGTAGATCTTTTATAATAACCTGGAAAATAAGTATAAccatgataaaaataataataaaaaagaataataaaagtttAAGCAACGGCCTCAGAACAAGTGGCTGAGAAAACATGTTCATGACAGACTGCTTGCCTGTTTTTTATAATCCTTTGGTcagccatttaaaaataaataaataaataaatacgacaGTTAATCCTGGCACACTAATTTCACTGGTTGCAGTGcctatatttcctataacctataccaggggttcccaaacttttccagggcaaggccccccaaatggcattaacatttgactgaggcccccactttgcaagatgtctttaaaacacaataaaaatacagacttctgaatatatccccccttttaaaaaaataaataaataaataaattaattaataattacattttacatctttacattacattacattaggaattgattgtgtgtgtgtggttgtctgagagtgagaatttatttttcacatcaaattgttgaggccccctgggcgcccccactttgaaaaccactgacctATACTGTTTATATGTcctgggacatttcactgtttgtgcCACTGTGATCTTCTGTGTTAGCCACATAAAATTTACTTCCTACATTAGTTCGAAATGGTTACTCCAGTAGAGTTAGTGGACATGGCAAATGATAATTTTTAAGAATATAAGTTTtggcttaaaatatgaaagctcatcAGTTGAAgataaaaaggaagaagaaatggCAATTTTATTGGAAGCAGCTTTGacgggaatgtacaaatcagtgtgagatataaagtgagtgtggcttcttcAGCATCTATTTCCACCAGTGgagtaaaaatatacataacatTTGGCTGTTTGCAAAGACTTTAAGGATGTCATGGATAAGGTGCATAGGAAATGGAGTCAGTGTGGAACTGGAAAGAGCCCTTTGATTTTTCAACgatgtaaatgtttgtttacagGCAATGAAAGGTAGAAGGGATCATgtaattttaattataaaactCTCTCTGGACCTCCCAAGTGAGTCACCATTGTTCTCCTGGTTGGCTCCGTGTTTGCCACTGGGCTTGCTCAATGATTGCTACAGTTTTGCTCCACTCCTTCAGTTCAGGCCAGCTGTCAACTGCTGTCATCTTTATCTCACATGCTTTTCTTTGTCCTGCTGGCTGCAGTTCCAGTTCTTAAACGGTTTATTCCTTCTCAAGTGGGCCAATAATTGCAAAATTGTTTGCTTGACCGtttttaattttcaaaaatttttttggagtgattacctctatgtattggcattgcaaaagccaccattattattattattattattattattattattattattattattattttattttaattttttttacttggtttaactacaaaAGCCAtttttgtgtcatggcacaaaTAGGCTCAGGATGAGCCTAGCTCCTTgcaacaaaaactgatctcaaGGTGCAtagacatatataaacattttgtacattcttgttccttagactaAGAATTGatgtccaaatgtaatgctcaagattgctcataGTTCAAtgtttagggtcaatttataatgggaagggtttgactctcagtcttaatttttaaGGGGGTAACCAGGtaaagtatagtgtgcatgcagaacatttcaggtttcaGACTTCTCTTATTTATTAATGGGGCAagaaaggggtttttttttttttttttttttttttttttttttaatttccctcATTTTCAGGTTGAATGTCTCTTGTAAGGgaccagatacaaacctgacatttttacagaaataatGCTGCCAATGAACAGAGCTACCAATGACAAATGAaaagtgtcataaacagagctatgGTGTTGTTTCTCTTGTGATAAAAGCACTAAGTGACTACAGCTCAAACAttacttactgcttttatcacaggagaaacaacaccacaactctgtttatgacacttttcatttgtaaaacacccaactgaacactaTACTTCCATGTTTGGATAAAATCCATTCACGCATAGCAACTGTTCACCTTTTCATTTACCAACATGAAAAATCTGGCTGGTTTTTCAAATCTGGCCCACAATACCTAATTCCCAGCATATAGGCTAGAACTTTGGATTTAGTGACTGTAACAAACTTCAAAGATTGGCAAGGAGTAGGCGGGAACTGGCTGAACATAAACAAAGTTTAATCATAAACAAAACTCAAACATgacagagaaaacacacacatatactacaAAGCTCTCTCGcactcgctctctcgctcgcttcCAGACACTCCTttattctccatccatccatcttctaccgcttactccttttcagggtcacagggaacctggagcctatcctagggagcatcgggcacaaggcagggaacaccggaggaaaccggagtacccggaggaaacccccgcagcacggggagagcatgcaaactccgcacacacatggccccggcgggacacGAACCCAGgaagtgtgaggtgaacgtgctaaccactaagccactgtgcgccctcCTTCATTCTCCTTTAGAGAAAATCACTCTCATTTgactttaattacatttaattccTTTATTCATTTTCCGTAGTATTTCTcacttgaatactactgatagacctacctgagaaaacgtatcgttATTGTGAAGTAAGATTTTAGTCATATCGCCACCCCTAAACATTACCttaaaccctgctgatagggatgttttatttttattttaggaattaaTATTAAAGAGCTGTGTTCATAAATGAGTTTTcttgtcattcatagacagattaaaagcagtaataatgcatgaagcttgttgttttGACCtcctgctaaatgtaactcgactctgtactctctctctctcaacctatATAACTTTGGGGGAAAGGCATCAAATTATTGAAATGTGAACTCAAACTGGAGTACATTTTCATACAcgtgtaatataataaaagttctacatatacctcaatatctcttttttttcttttaaaccattttttgataggaaactagctGAGGTGttaatgacatgaaataaaaattaaatggcagtggcaagatgtaatagtggtatttttttgttacatttatgttgccattggtttgtgaaggttaaaatatgaatttaacagctcagaggtgagtttacaattgcaatttaaaatctttttttcagttgaattactttctggactcggctATTAAAGACTTGAGTCCAACTCGACCCCTTTTGGACTCGGTCTCAATTAGTTAAGGACTTGATCTCGACTCaaactcgacaaaggtggactcatTAGATAACAGTATGTTTACACAAGATCAACACCGCCAAAAATTCTTTAAGTGGCTGTGGAAGTGGGCATGGTCCAGCGTTAGCTGTGGATGGAGATGAGGCAGGTCAAACCAGCAGGTAACTGGTTATGGTTCTCACCTGCGTATAATTAGTGAGAGTTGACTTGTTTGTGTCCCTTTGTCTTCTCAGTTGTTGTCTGTAGAGGCTAGAGAGAGCCAGGTGGAAggaccggtgtgtgtgtgtgtgtgtgtgtgtgtgtgtgtgtgtgtgcgcgcgcgcgcgcgcgcgcgtgcgcgagagagagagagagagagagagagagagagagagagaatttcagCTTGTTTCTCCTGTGCACTAATTAGCTGGAGCTCATCTTTGCTCTCACTTGTACATTTACAGTACCTTCAGAATAATTTCAGTCTCCTGTAATTTTTGCTCATGTTGGTACACTAGACTTACTCTAATTTTAAATCCATTagtttttctaaaaaaattttCTGATTTATGCCTCTATCTGTAATCCTTTTCGGGAGTACTATGGGCAATTCCTTTGACCTCAtatcttggggtttttttttttctttttttctttttttagttgGTTTAGCCCACGTGAACTTTAATCAAATTATACAAATGCAAGAATAATCTCTATTCCATTATCTCAAGGAAAATCAATGGAAATTGAATGTGTTCAAGCGTCATTGCAAAGAATATCAAAGGTCTGAAAGTATTTTCAaagtattttcatttaaaagtattttcatcaaagtattttcatttaaaatacttttaaataaatttttttatctaattttatttttaacacatttacagACTGATTGTAAAAACTGGTTATGCTTATTTTATTGCTGATTTTGCAAATGGAGTTTTACCTTGAGGAGCAAATAACACAAGACTTTTTCCTGAACTACTTGCTTAATACTTAAGGAGCACTGGGGAGAAGAACAAGCTCTGATTTGGCTCTGATCAGGAAGTTTTGTTATAGAATTACCCACCTACCTATTGTTCTAATatcatttcttaaaaaaaacaaaaaaaaaaacacctttaaccAATCCACACATAAGTAAAGAAAAATGCACagctgaaaatatatatattttttgccttTTGGATgctctttatttcatttaaataatttgcatatttgaaATCATGTACTAGAACATTCTCTGATATCATTTAGACATTTCTTAACAATGGCCCAAATGTCCAAATTCTGGAGAGCTGGGATAGTTCCATCCTGTTCAATGGGCATGGCAATAGGAAGAGGCACATCTAGTTTTGACACTGTCATCTGGAAGGGCAAACcacaataaaatgttaaatatttatttacaagtatTAAACCATGCAAAGACTTCATAAACATTCTCACCGTTGGAATCCGCAAAACAATGTTGACAGACTTTTGAGTTGGTAGGGCAACAATAAGGTTGACTTCTCTCTCATCATTATCAGCACTATCAGCATTACATCCAACCAGGTAAGCTACCCTAGGGATGTACTCCCTTGCCCTGTTGGcagaagaacagagagagaaaatttatttgtaaaattacTTGTGACAGACTGCAATAGATTTGCTGCTGTGATCTTTGTGACTTAGTACCTTTTTGCCAAAGGGATAGCATAATTTAGGATTGTTGGTACTCTGTTCCAGCCCAACCCAAAACGTGCAGCAGGATGTTCCTCATGCAGACCAGTTTCAGCCTTGACGGTTACAGAATAGTCCTGGCACTGCTCACCAATAGCAAACCTGGCCTAATAGGAGAGTCCTTGCTCAGTGCAAACAATAAAACCTTAGATTATATAAAGAGAAAGTGTTGAAAACACTTCTGTTAAGAATCTTTTGTAGCAACTTACAGCGACTTTATGCTTGCTTGGAAGTATAGCATCAGCACATATCTTCCATTTGTCATTCTCCTTAATAGACTCCAACACAATCTGTACTCTTGAAGTGGGCATGTCCATGTAAGCAGCAATCTGGAATCCCAGCTTGCGGTCAGCTCTAACAACACGAGCAATGATGGCAAAAGCAGGTGGAACAGCATCTCCAAGTAGGTTAGCCTGAAATTGTAAACAGGGACCTTAGTAATTTTAATAAACACCAATTTCTGGGTGTCTAATTAAGATGTCTATTAATTAATACTATATGTTATTTTACCTGTCTCTGTATGGCCTCAATGCTAGATGCACTGCTGCCTTTCGACATACCCTGTGGGGCcatgtacaaaaacaaataaagaagtattaatatatatatatatatatatatatatttaagtatCTAAAAACAAGCTGAAAGGGAGTGGTTGAAAGACTACAAGTTGAAGAGATTCTTTGGGAATTACCTGTTCTTTATTGAACTTCCTGAACTGAGCATATGAATTAGTATTCTAGGAAGAAACAATAAATGCCATTTCACCAATGAGCAACATATAACATATGAAATGCAAGACAATATACTTCTGCATCGAAATGAGAATTAGAAGCAGAGGACAAACaagtgttattattaatattattagttttgttattgttgtttttgttattaatattattgttgttattgttgttgttattattattatttattattatttattattattgttgtttttgttattgggCATTGCATGTGAAGGCTGTAGACATTACAGTGGGATATGatgcattttttcttttcactgaatataatgcattaaatagtGCATTAAGTATCAGGCCCCCTATGTCATGTTGGTTACATGATGAAGTCTTACCTTGGTCCTGCGAGCTCTGGAagatctgctgctgctgctgctgctggagctcctgctgctgctggaaCTCCTGCTACTGCTCACACTCTTGCTGTTGCTAACACTCTTGCTGCTGCTATCACTCTTGCTGTTGCTAACACTCCTGCTGCTGTTAGAACTCTTGCTGTTGCTGGCAGAGGATGAAGAACTGATTGAGCTGGAGTTAATATTCTTCAGTCCAGCCGCCAGAATTTCCCTCAGTTTCAACAGGATGGTACTTTCTTCAGTACTTTGAACATCACCATTGCTGCTTTCCTTCCTAAGCTTTTCAGCTGCTTTAGGACCAACTTGTACCTCAAGCTCCAGTCTTTCTAGACCATCACCTGAAGCACAAACAACAGTATTTCTTCCGTGTTACTGTTCAATCTTATCTGAATTTGGTTGTAAGCAAATTTGACTTTGTTAATTACCTCTTGCCAAAGAAATTCGAGCTGAGTGTTGTCCAACAATATAATACAGAGGATTTAAACCCATAAAGCCAGCATTCTGGGAGGAAACCTCAATACATCCTTTGATTTTAATATACGGAATAACACCACACAAGTTCTTCTGAACTGAAGCAGGTATCCACCTCTGTGCAGCATCAGAGGGCATTGGAGGTGCCAGTGATACAGTTCTCTCAGTGGGGAGGTCCTCAATGTTTCTGGTCACAGCAACGGTCTCAAAGCTGAAGATACACAGTCAATCAACATGCttgatcttttttgttttttagccaGTTGTATATTTGTCataatttttgttttcatgGAGAGGTAAAGATTTTCACTTGTCTTTCTCTTACCTGACATCTGCAATATGATCAGGAACAGCAACAGGCAGAACCTCCAGCTTTACATTGCCGTTTGGAAGGTCAGCTCTTATAGACACTTTCCCTGGTACAACAGTGTGTAACTTTCCTCTGGCCATAACAGCAGCCTGAATCAAGGCAGTGTTCACTCCAATTACAGCAAATGTCTGGAGGGCAACACTGAAAGCAAAACAAGATAAATAGGTTCATGTAATTTCCAAAGCTTCATAGAAACTTCAAGATTTTTGTCTTTAATGTGTCTTTTTTGAAATTTTACCTTGGTCTGGCCTCAGCTTGCAACTGGATATCGGTCTTCATCAACTGATCAAGAGTGAGAGTCTCTGGATGCTCCGGTAAAGGAGGGGTAATAGTTGCCTTAActaaaagaatgaatgaaagaagtttgtcAGAAAGATAAATATACATGCTTTACTCTAGTATGTTACTTTTATGAAGAAAGCCATACCATTCAGATCTGCAGCAGCAACGGCAGCAGTGTAATAAGAAAGCTCCATTGGCACACCAAGAGAACTGGGTAGAATACGGCGCACTTCAGCTGCCAGCAGGGGCTTGGCATACTGGAAGGCAAAGCCTTTCTGCAATGCTTCAACAGCCTCCTTCAACAGTTCACGAGAACGTGGTCCAGTAGCAATCTATAGATGTATTACATGTATATTGCATGagattataattttttgcagtTAGTTTCAAGGATACATATtactaataaaatatttaatttaataatgtatttgtgccCTTATTTATGTTGCTTAAATTAAATGTCTAattgaaaatatgaaaatactTGTGCTGCTTGTTCGATGATGACTTGAATGAAGGTTTTGTCAATGTTGGCAAAAGCAATTTCCTGACCAAGAACTTTGACAAAGATGGAAGCCAGTGGTTGATTGGTTGGTAAAGACTTCCAGTCCATCAGCTTGGAGTACAAACAGAGGAAGGGCATGCATTATAAATCATGTACAGTTCAAGCCTAACGGTAAAAGAACACAACAAATACATTGTTAAAGGTAGCTCACAGCCTTTATGGTATGCTTAATTTTAGTGATGCGATCAGCGTTTTCATCATGTGGAACAGTCTTTTGTAGAGCTTCCTGAAGTCCTTCAGTTCTCACCCCAACCtggttgaaataaaataataaattgcagtgaatgtggtaaaaaaaacaaaacctataATGAATTTAATGCTATCATAAAATGGCATATTTTTACCTCAAGAACATCAGCAGCAGCTCCAGCCAGGTAGGCTCGTGCTTTGGTTATGACAGCTCTGGGGaagatggtggcagcatcattgATCATGTAAGCACTACCAGCAGCTCCAACCATGAGAGGAGCTTTTAACAGAAATAATTATACAAAAATTGTAGTGGCAAAATTGATATTTGTTCctgaaatatgcaaatattataCAATGAAACAAACATATTGAAACATACAGATATAGAGATCGAAATGGATGGCTCTGCTAAAATGATAGCTCAGTCTGTCCAGTTTGGGGCTCAGCATCCTGATGGCAACATTTGCTGCAGCAGCCCTGCAATATCAGTAAAAATGATTAGTTTTGGCCTAGGTTTACAGCTCTGAAGTAATGGTGCTAATAAAACTTACACATGCATATAATCAGGGGCCATGCTTCTGGTCAGAGACTTGATATGAGAATAAGCAAAACTGACAACATGCATGTTGGGCTCCCTCTCCAAAGCTCCAGCAAGAGTGGCCATAAGGGCTACTGACGGCTTGGCCTCAAAGAGCACAATACAGGCAACCATGCGAAGTTCAGGATGTAATGCCTTGTTCATGAAAAGCTGCAGTGCCACTGGCTGAAcctaaaacaacaaaataagaTGATTAAGTTCCTGGGACACGATCTGTCACAACAGCTTTTGTGTTTAGACATCATCCCATACTAACCAACTTTGGTTCTTTCTTGGCAATGTTCCTAAGAGCCAAGATGGCATCAACTTGAACACTCATGGGAGCGGCAGCAGCAGCACTTCCAAAACCAGGCAGGAGTTTCATGATTGTTTTAAGGCTGGCAGGGTGGCCAGCATTGCCCAGCACCTTAAGAGCCAGTGTGATTTCAGGAATCTCGGCCTTGGAAATTGCTGCAGCAGCAATGTCATGGATaggctaataataaaagtttaGATACAAAAAGTTACTggtcattcattattttcactGATCATATACACAATTCTCCCATATCTGTAGTCTTATTTGAAGTTATCTTTTGTCTGAAACCGAGGAAAATATTTTTACGAtaagtgagagagggagaaaacatAGAACTTAGAAAACTGTTTTTTATATAAGTTCTTTTAGATGAGTACTGTAATATAATATCACTGAAATTGTTTACACAAATGCGAATGAATGAACAGAAGCTTTACCCTCAAGAGATCAGCATCACATGTAGGAACTTCAGCACAGTATTTGGCAATCATAGAACCACAGCCAAGC
This genomic interval carries:
- the ctbs gene encoding di-N-acetylchitobiase translates to MWLIVSLVVTLSLSGSSAVCPCEHEQLCQPVQQEHEFEVFVFDVGGKGWKFYDWSHVTTVATFGKYDAELMCYAHSKGARVVLKGVVPLSDMVDVGKRTAWITEKVNLAKSQFMDGINLDIEQAVEESSPEYYALTALVRETTETFHREIRGSQVSFDVAWSPKCIDERCYDYKAIADSCDLVFVMSYDEQSQIWGDCIAMANAPLNQTLAAYDQYMGMKIDSNKLVMGVPWYGYDYQCLNLSQEGICTIPKVPFRGAPCSDASGKQIPYRTMMKQISSSTSGRLWDEIQQAPYYNYQDGKGNIHQVWYDDPESISLKASYVGQRRLRGIGMWNGNLLDYGNDPVARQQSAEMWNALIPKHAPSMTVSYEATTVSPNQ
- the LOC108270632 gene encoding vitellogenin, whose product is MRAVVLALTLALVASQQINLVPEFAAGKTFVYKYEGLLLGGLPQEGLAKAGVKVSSKVLVSAVAQNTFLLKLVNPQLFQYTGIWPEDAFAPAAKLTSALKAQLEVPIKFEYTNGMVGKVFAPAGVSATVLNLHRGILNILQLNLKNTQNVYELHEAGPQGVCKTHYMISEDEKTHQIAVRKSKDLTNCHERVIKDIGLAYTETCVECQKRVKSLTGTATFSYTMKPTDRGALISEAIVEEVHQFSPLNTETGAAQMKAKQILTLEEEQNAPTAPLAGEYLARGSLQYEFATEILQTPIQLLKINNAQAQIGEVLQHLVENNQAMVHEDAPLKFVQLVQLMRVATLESIEAIWAQYKNKPLNRRWILDALPVVGTPVALRFIKEKFQADELAVPEFTQALLVALHMVTANPDVIQLTANLAMDPKVKNIPALREVTMLGCGSMIAKYCAEVPTCDADLLRPIHDIAAAAISKAEIPEITLALKVLGNAGHPASLKTIMKLLPGFGSAAAAAPMSVQVDAILALRNIAKKEPKLVQPVALQLFMNKALHPELRMVACIVLFEAKPSVALMATLAGALEREPNMHVVSFAYSHIKSLTRSMAPDYMHVAAAANVAIRMLSPKLDRLSYHFSRAIHFDLYISPLMVGAAGSAYMINDAATIFPRAVITKARAYLAGAAADVLEVGVRTEGLQEALQKTVPHDENADRITKIKHTIKALMDWKSLPTNQPLASIFVKVLGQEIAFANIDKTFIQVIIEQAAQIATGPRSRELLKEAVEALQKGFAFQYAKPLLAAEVRRILPSSLGVPMELSYYTAAVAAADLNVKATITPPLPEHPETLTLDQLMKTDIQLQAEARPSVALQTFAVIGVNTALIQAAVMARGKLHTVVPGKVSIRADLPNGNVKLEVLPVAVPDHIADVSFETVAVTRNIEDLPTERTVSLAPPMPSDAAQRWIPASVQKNLCGVIPYIKIKGCIEVSSQNAGFMGLNPLYYIVGQHSARISLARGDGLERLELEVQVGPKAAEKLRKESSNGDVQSTEESTILLKLREILAAGLKNINSSSISSSSSASNSKSSNSSRSVSNSKSDSSSKSVSNSKSVSSSRSSSSSRSSSSSSSSRSSRARRTKNTNSYAQFRKFNKEQGMSKGSSASSIEAIQRQANLLGDAVPPAFAIIARVVRADRKLGFQIAAYMDMPTSRVQIVLESIKENDKWKICADAILPSKHKVAARFAIGEQCQDYSVTVKAETGLHEEHPAARFGLGWNRVPTILNYAIPLAKRAREYIPRVAYLVGCNADSADNDEREVNLIVALPTQKSVNIVLRIPTMTVSKLDVPLPIAMPIEQDGTIPALQNLDIWAIVKKCLNDIRECSST